In Chryseobacterium lactis, a single genomic region encodes these proteins:
- a CDS encoding GNAT family N-acetyltransferase, with the protein MVSLIFFKQEYLAEVSYTLDENQSQFTATAEQSIQRIRERDDMNAFPIIILNDNRPVGFFVLDFGDDKLDLTDNENAVLLRSLSINPEMQGSGIGKSAMLQVDDFVRENFQYCDEIVLAVNQRNESAYHIYKKAGYTYNGKTRMGRSGPQYLMFKKL; encoded by the coding sequence GGTAAGCTATACGCTGGATGAAAATCAGTCGCAATTCACGGCAACTGCTGAACAGTCGATACAAAGAATCAGGGAGAGAGATGATATGAATGCATTTCCGATTATTATTTTAAATGACAACCGACCTGTTGGCTTTTTTGTACTTGATTTTGGAGATGATAAACTGGATCTTACCGATAATGAAAATGCAGTTCTGCTAAGGTCTTTGTCTATAAATCCTGAAATGCAGGGATCCGGGATTGGAAAATCTGCAATGCTTCAGGTAGACGATTTTGTAAGAGAAAATTTTCAATATTGTGATGAAATTGTACTGGCGGTTAATCAAAGAAACGAGTCGGCATATCACATCTACAAAAAAGCGGGCTACACTTACAACGGTAAAACCAGAATGGGGAGAAGCGGGCCACAATATCTGATGTTTAAAAAACTTTAA